The DNA segment ACCATCCTTTGGAAACCATCTGCAATTCAGACGATTCGACTTGAATGGAATAGACCTGCGTGGTGCCTCGCGTTTCGCTATCGAAATACAAACTCTTGCTGTCAGGGCTCCAGGTCGCCCCATGAGTCGTTTGATCCAAGCCCTTGGTTACATCGCGCGTCTGCATCGTCGTCCGATCATAGACCATGATCCGGTTTCGATCGGATTCGAAACCACCCCGCTCCATCGAATCAAAGGCAATCAAGCGTCCATCGGGCGAATAGCGTGGCGACATGTCGTAGCCAGGCATTCCGGGAGTAATATTTCGCAGTGATCCTCCCGAAGCGGACACCAAGTAAATCGCGGTGTCCGTGCTTTCTGCAGGGTTGTTCACCAATTTCAAAGTGAGCGCCAATTCCTTTCCGTCCGGCGAAAACTCAAACTGCTCGGCACCACCAAACGGAGGAACCGGGCAATCGGCTTTTAAGGACTTCATCAGATCGACCGCAGGCTCCGCAACGCCACTTTCATCCAACGGTGCGACATGGACGTGGCTATAGGCATAGTCATGCCAAGCGTCCCAGTGACGGAATAGCAACGAATCGATGATCCTTGCATCGGCCTTGGGCAAATCGTCATAGAGTTCACTAACCTCTTTGTCCATTTTCACTTCGACCGTAAATGCGATCGACTGACCGGTCGGGGAAGGTTTTAGATTGCCGATCCCGTCGGCGATGTCGGTCACCTGCACCGGATCGCCACCCGCAGGATCAAGCATCCAAGCCTGAGGCTTGCCCTCCTCGCCAGGTCCCGGGGCGATATACAACAATCGCGATCCTTCGGGACGCTGAATCCAGCTAAGCGAATTCAAACCTTTGGTAGCGGGCAGTCGCTCGGTCGCCTTCGCGGCTCGCAGCGGGGTTTCGAAACCAAGTGAAGTCGTCGCAGGAGTTTTCCCCGCGGCTGATTCAAGCGGCTGCAGCATCAGTCGAGTCGTCCCGGAATTTTCCGCAACGTCATACTCGGTAACGAAGTAGGCGAGCTGCGTCCCATCCGGAGAAACCGCAGCGTCGCCAATACGATGCAAATCCCACAGACGTTCTGGAGTGATTCGCTCAGCCGTCACCGCTTGGGAAGCCCCAAGCAGCAGGCAACAAGAAAACAATTGAACAGCAATCGATCGCATCATGAAGTCCATCTGAAAGTCCAACGGTCAAGTGTGAACGATCAGTATAGCGATCCCGCGATCTTGATTGAAATCACAGAGATTAAATTGGACTCACGCCAGCGAATCGTTTATTCACTCGCTTGCCCTTCGTGCTTGTATTTGCTTGCGAAAGCATTGCCGGCCTGCCCACGCTCTGGCGAGCGTGATTGCGGCGACTACCCTTTGACCGACACAAATGCCATTCGCAACGCGTGCAGGGCTTCGCCCAACATTTTGCCTTCGTCTTCTTCCAGATTGCCTTTGGTCTTTACTTCTAGAACTTCCAGCGTGTCGATGTAGTGTTTTGCAACCACTTTATCGACCGTTGGCTTGCCGGTATTGGGGTCAGGAATCTGTCCCAACATGGCCATCGCCTGGGTGAACATCATCGAAATCAAAGTTTCGAACGAAGCGGGAGGCAGTTTGAAATTGGATTCCGCCGCAGGTTCCGTTTCGGCGACTTCTTCGCTTGCCGATTCTTCGTCTGCAGCTTCACTTGCGGACTCTTCGCTTTCTTCAGCAGCCTTCAAAGCTTCTTTTTCTTTTTGAACCTGCTCTTTCCAATCTTCGTCCACGATGATTTTTGGTTCGTCTTCTGATGATGAATCAGTCATTCGCTAGGTTCCTTTAGTATTGGCAACACGATTTTTCTGTCTAACGACCGTTGCTTCAACAAATCCGGTGAACAACGGATGCGCCGTCAGCGGCTTACTCTTGAATTCAGGATGGAACTGCACCGCTACAAACCAAGGATGATTTGGTAGTTCAACGATCTCTACCAACTTACCATCGGGGCTTGTCCCGGAAAACTGCATCCCAGCCTCTTCAAACCGCTGGCGGTAATCATTGTTGAATTCATACCGATGGCGATGCCGTTCATCGATGGAGGTCGACTGGTATGCGTTGGCCGCTCGCGAACCTTCTTGCATCGCCGTCGGCTGCGTCCCCAGCCGCATCGTGCCTCCCATCTCAACCACGTTGCGCTGCTCATCCATCAAGCAAATAACGGGGAATGGAGTGTCTTTATCAAATTCCGTCGAATGGGCGTTTTCTAGCTCCATGACGTAGCGACCATAATCGATCACCGCACATTGCATCCCCAAGCAGATTCCGAAAAACGGAATCCCTCGCTCACGAGCGTAACGCACCGCCTGAATTTTTCCTTCGATCCCACGTTCCCCAAATCCACCGGGGACCAGGATGCCGTCATAACCACCCAGCAATCGCTCGGCACCCTCACGCTCAATGTCACTACTTTGAATCCGTCCGACACGAACCTGAGTATGACCATGCATGCCCGCGTGATCGATCGCTTCATAGATCGATTTGTAGGCGTCGCGGTGCTCGGCGTATTTCCCGACAACCGCAATCGAAACTTCATGGCGAGGATTTCGCAGACGGTGCAGCAAATCGTGCCACGGCTGGATGTCGAGGGTGGTGGCGGACAACCCTAACTTCTTGATGACCAATTCATCCAGTTCGTTATCAACCAACGAAAGAGGGACTTCATAGATCGAAAAGTCTTTGTCTTTTTCTTCGATGACCGCGTTCAGCGGAACGTTGCAAAAGAGAGCGATTTTCTCGCGATCTTCACGCGATATGCTCCGCTCGCTACGACAGACCAAAATGTCAGGCTGGATGCCGATCTCGCGAAGCTGACCGACCGAATGCTGAGTCGGTTTGGTCTTTAATTCGTCCGCAGCCTTCAGGTACGGGACCAACGTAAGATGCATGAACAAGCAATTCTCACGACCAATGTCTTGTGCGAATTGACGGATCGCTTCCAGGAAAGGAAGGCTTTCGATGTCGCCGACCGTTCCACCGATCTCGGTGATCACCACGTCGACGTCGTCGCCGCCCAATTTGCGAATCACCGACTTAATTTCGTTGGTGATATGGGGGATGACCTGAACGGTCTTTCCCAGAAAACGGCCCTGCCGCTCTTTTTCGATGACCGACAGATAAATCTGCCCGGTCGTGTAATTGGAATCGCGAGTCAATTTGCCTGTGGTGAATCGCTCGTAATGCCCTAGATCCAGATCGGTCTCGCTGCCGTCATCCAGAACATAAACTTCACCATGCTGATAAGGACTCATCGTCCCCGGATCGACGTTGATATACGGATCCAGCTTCTGCATGCGAATACGCAGGCCACGTTGCTCAAGCAACATGGCCATGGACGCACTGGTCAAGCCCTTGCCCAGGGAACTAACTACACCGCCGGTTACAAAAATGTGTTTGGTCATGGAACCCGATCTTACTGCTAGCAAGGAATCAGGGAAGATGGCAAACGGTGACAATTTAGGGAACAAGGCTCTCCCACGCCCCCATTCGTCTTCGTTCCGCCTCCATTTCCACCGAGGCCAGAAATTCTATTTTCTCTCAAAACGCTGGCAAAAGGCTTCAAAATCGTCCAATGTATCAATTCCCGTCGCCGCCGAATCGACTCTTCCGACGATGATTTTGTGGCCGGTGGCAAGCGCTCGCAATTGCTCCAGTTTTTCCGCTTGCTCAAGAGCTGCGGGCGGTTGCTGGGCAAACCACAACAGAAAAGAACGGCGGTAGGCGTACAATCCGACGTGCTGCCAGAACAACGGCGGCTCCGCTTCCAACGCTGCGGCAGTGACGCCCCCCCGAACGTGCGGGATCGGAGAACGACTAAAATAAAGCCCTTCGCCCCCCGTCCCGACGACCACTTTGACGCAGTTCGGATCGTTTAGTGGTTCCATGGCCCGAATCGGAGTCGCGACCGTAGCGATCGACGCTTCGGGATGGTCGGCCAACAATTGAGCCACCAATTCGATCGCCGCAGGATCGATTTCCGGTTCGTCCCCTTGAACGTTGACGAATATTTCCACATCCGGCCAAGCCTGAGCAACTTCGGCGACGCGGTCGGTTCCGCTTTGGCAGTCCAGGCTGGTCATCAGGGCGTTTCCCCCAAACCCATCGACCTCCTGCGCCAGCCGCGGGTCATCGACCGCCACCGTCACCTGTTCAATCCCCTTGGCCTGGGATACAGCGTCGTAGGTATGCTGAAGTACGGACCGTCCGCCGACCTGCAACAATAGCTTTTCAGGTAGTCGGCTGGAGGCCAAACGCGCGGGGATGACTGCGTGAATTTTCATGCTTTCTTTTTTACCGATTCCAGCCAAGAAGTAACAGTCACCATCGAAGTATCTGTTCCATGAACACTACGCAAAACGAACCGTTTGACGTCACGAAAATCGTCCGTCCGGATCCCGCGCTGATGCGATATTACGTCCTCTGCGCCTTGGCCACAGGACCGATGTTCCCGGTCACCCTGGGCATTTTGCTGTGCCGCTACTACACGTTACGCTTCCGTTTTGATGACGCGGGAATCACGCTCTGCTGGGGTGTTTTGTTCCGACGCGAAACCTACCTGACGTACAAACGAATTCAGGACATTCACCTAAACCGCAACCTTGTGGAACGTTGGCTGGGGCTGGCGACACTCTCCGTCGAAACCGCCTCGGGATCCTCCACACCGGAAATGAAAATTGAAGGCGTCCTTCAAGCCGACCGACTGCGGGACTACCTATACAGCCAGATGCGTGGAACTCGGTCCGGCACGCCCGAACCGATCGAAGCCAGACTGGCGAACGATCCAGAGAAGCACGACGAAGTCCTGGAACTTCTAACCAGCATCCGCGATCAATTGTCGACGCGACTTGCCTCTGACCGTTCGAACGAGGGGTCGGCATGAGCACCGCATCGACCCCAATTTACAACGGCATTTGGCGAAT comes from the Roseimaritima multifibrata genome and includes:
- a CDS encoding S9 family peptidase, which gives rise to MRSIAVQLFSCCLLLGASQAVTAERITPERLWDLHRIGDAAVSPDGTQLAYFVTEYDVAENSGTTRLMLQPLESAAGKTPATTSLGFETPLRAAKATERLPATKGLNSLSWIQRPEGSRLLYIAPGPGEEGKPQAWMLDPAGGDPVQVTDIADGIGNLKPSPTGQSIAFTVEVKMDKEVSELYDDLPKADARIIDSLLFRHWDAWHDYAYSHVHVAPLDESGVAEPAVDLMKSLKADCPVPPFGGAEQFEFSPDGKELALTLKLVNNPAESTDTAIYLVSASGGSLRNITPGMPGYDMSPRYSPDGRLIAFDSMERGGFESDRNRIMVYDRTTMQTRDVTKGLDQTTHGATWSPDSKSLYFDSETRGTTQVYSIQVESSELQMVSKGWFNFSVVAPVLDGTHLLVRQQSMLRPTELALVDLDQQQLVTITDVNGSIYKGLDLPRIEERFFKATDGKMIQNWVILPPDYDESDDRQWPMLTYCQGGPQGQIGQWFSYRWNFHLMASKGYVVLAVNRRGLPGFGREWNDQISGDWGGQAMQDILASTDAMLGDPKIDRSRVAAIGASFGGYTAYWLMGNAGNRFCAIISHAGVYNLESMYGSTEELFFVNWDLGGPYWQSPEVAAKYAQFSPHRFAGNWKTPLLVIHGEKDFRVPITQGMEAFTAAQVQGVPSRFLYFPEEGHWILKPQNGVLWGRVFFDWIDRYCHPEE
- a CDS encoding DUF1844 domain-containing protein; the protein is MTDSSSEDEPKIIVDEDWKEQVQKEKEALKAAEESEESASEAADEESASEEVAETEPAAESNFKLPPASFETLISMMFTQAMAMLGQIPDPNTGKPTVDKVVAKHYIDTLEVLEVKTKGNLEEDEGKMLGEALHALRMAFVSVKG
- a CDS encoding CTP synthase, with protein sequence MTKHIFVTGGVVSSLGKGLTSASMAMLLEQRGLRIRMQKLDPYINVDPGTMSPYQHGEVYVLDDGSETDLDLGHYERFTTGKLTRDSNYTTGQIYLSVIEKERQGRFLGKTVQVIPHITNEIKSVIRKLGGDDVDVVITEIGGTVGDIESLPFLEAIRQFAQDIGRENCLFMHLTLVPYLKAADELKTKPTQHSVGQLREIGIQPDILVCRSERSISREDREKIALFCNVPLNAVIEEKDKDFSIYEVPLSLVDNELDELVIKKLGLSATTLDIQPWHDLLHRLRNPRHEVSIAVVGKYAEHRDAYKSIYEAIDHAGMHGHTQVRVGRIQSSDIEREGAERLLGGYDGILVPGGFGERGIEGKIQAVRYARERGIPFFGICLGMQCAVIDYGRYVMELENAHSTEFDKDTPFPVICLMDEQRNVVEMGGTMRLGTQPTAMQEGSRAANAYQSTSIDERHRHRYEFNNDYRQRFEEAGMQFSGTSPDGKLVEIVELPNHPWFVAVQFHPEFKSKPLTAHPLFTGFVEATVVRQKNRVANTKGT
- the kdsB gene encoding 3-deoxy-manno-octulosonate cytidylyltransferase; translation: MKIHAVIPARLASSRLPEKLLLQVGGRSVLQHTYDAVSQAKGIEQVTVAVDDPRLAQEVDGFGGNALMTSLDCQSGTDRVAEVAQAWPDVEIFVNVQGDEPEIDPAAIELVAQLLADHPEASIATVATPIRAMEPLNDPNCVKVVVGTGGEGLYFSRSPIPHVRGGVTAAALEAEPPLFWQHVGLYAYRRSFLLWFAQQPPAALEQAEKLEQLRALATGHKIIVGRVDSAATGIDTLDDFEAFCQRFERK
- a CDS encoding PH domain-containing protein, translated to MNTTQNEPFDVTKIVRPDPALMRYYVLCALATGPMFPVTLGILLCRYYTLRFRFDDAGITLCWGVLFRRETYLTYKRIQDIHLNRNLVERWLGLATLSVETASGSSTPEMKIEGVLQADRLRDYLYSQMRGTRSGTPEPIEARLANDPEKHDEVLELLTSIRDQLSTRLASDRSNEGSA